In Nothobranchius furzeri strain GRZ-AD chromosome 19, NfurGRZ-RIMD1, whole genome shotgun sequence, the following are encoded in one genomic region:
- the LOC107394668 gene encoding golgin subfamily A member 6-like protein 22, with protein METIIYQEDINWLNNLLTAENHERCQDAKVYFFETIKKMSQASQVVIKAFEDEQKSHNETKKNYEQTTETLKEKDFLIISLQEGIATAEAKVLAAEKLANDYKQMFLEEQTAHQEMRRSYKETVNTLIENNDCLKVSLKELSESNQTSDRSPKQVEENFQQELETAKSSKLDPKDLIISNLQSQNKALCVQIQHSTSDVRKGLEETRKGVMRDFQELNAFCLGLEEHFQIGVASYKQQVEFLEQELEKEKASHAKTRETQQNIILTIQAQHDAIRLQTIKAAQEMGRQFEQKIRQLEENLEQKDVLYQSLDDRYRAELSDVKQLMENLNQELEEEKQIRKEREDIIFTIQAEKEDLCSQMQQQTSDLNKLYDETTRNFMRQLEEKDVLYQSLEQKCETQLSERHQLIESLKHELDTKRQQHFDALQEIQAQRDATRLQTIKAVQELGWQFEQKIRQLEENLEQKDVLYQSLDDKYRAELSESRQQVEHLHQELEKEAKARKENEEMIRIVQDEKVELYNQMEDKARAIERQFETEKMNFMKDLEQKDVLYQDLEQNYKSELSESRRQVENLQRELKKERKLCKEKEEMIWIVQDEKVELYNQMEDKARAMERQFETEKRNFMKDLEEREASCQDLEKKYKTEVFNSKRQIESLQQEMEKEREEAAQTILTIQSEKEALRVQMEQQLDVEKSKLQEELNKGEGLYRDLRKKYMELFFVAAHL; from the coding sequence ATGGAGACCATAATTTACCAGGAAGACATAAACTGGCTGAACAACCTTTTGACCGCAGAAAACCATGAGCGATGCCAAGATGCCAAGGTATATTTTTTTGAAACTATCAAAAAAATGAGTCAAGCGTCACAAGTGGTCATTAAGGCTTTTGAGGACGAACAAAAGTCCCACAATGAAACcaagaaaaattatgagcagactACTGAAACACTGAAAGAGAAAGACTTTCTCATAATTTCTCTTCAGGAAGGCATCGCGACAGCAGAAGCGAAGGTTTTAGCCGCTGAAAAACTGGCAAACGATTACAAACAGATGTTTCTTGAAGAACAAACGGCTCATCAAGAAATGAGAAGATCTTACAAGGAAACAGTGAACACTTTGATTGAAAACAACGATTGTCTGAAGGTTTCATTGAAGGAACTGAGTGAATCAAATCAAACCAGTGATCGCAGTCCAAAACAAGTGGAAGAGAATTTTCAGCAGGAACTAGAAACAGCAAAAAGCTCTAAATTAGATCCAAAAGATTTAATCATTAGTAATCTGCAATCTCAGAACAAAGCGCTCTGTGTTCAGATTCAGCACAGCACATCCGACGTTAGAAAGGGCCTTGAAGAAACACGAAAGGGTGTCATGAGAGATTTCCAGGAGCTGAATGCTTTCTGTCTGGGCCTTGAAGAACATTTTCAAATTGGGGTTGCAAGCTACAAGCAACAGGTAGAATTTTTAGAGCAGGAACTAGAAAAAGAGAAAGCATCTCATGCTAAGACGCGGGAAACACAACAAAATATTATTCTCACTATTCAGGCACAGCACGACGCAATCCGTCTTCAAACGATTAAGGCTGCCCAGGAGATGGGACGGCAGTTTGAACAAAAAATACGTCAATTAGAAGAGAATCTGGAGCAGAAAGACGTTTTGTATCAAAGCCTCGATGATAGATATAGAGCTGAGCTTTCAGATGTCAAACAGCTGATGGAAAATTTAAACCAGGAGTTAGAAGAGGAAAAACAAATTCGTAAAGAAAGAGAAGACATTATTTTTACTATTCAGGCAGAGAAAGAAGATCTCTGTTCCCAAATGCAGCAGCAGACATCTGATTTGAACAAATTGTACGACGAAACAACGAGAAATTTTATGAGGCAACTCGAGGAGAAAGACGTTTTGTATCAAAGCCTCGAACAAAAGTGTGAAACTCAGCTTTCAGAGCGCCATCAGCTGATTGAGAGTTTGAAGCATGAGTTGGACACAAAACGTCAACAACATTTCGACGCACTCCAGGAAATTCAGGCACAGCGCGACGCGACCCGTCTTCAAACGATTAAGGCTGTCCAGGAGCTGGGATGGCAGTTCGAACAAAAAATACGTCAATTAGAAGAGAATCTGGAGCAGAAAGACGTTTTGTATCAAAGCCTCGACGATAAGTATAGAGCTGAGCTTTCAGAGAGCCGTCAGCAAGTAGAACATTTACACCAGGAATTAGAGAAGGAAGCGAAAGCTCGTAAAGAAAACGAGGAAATGATTAGGATTGTTCAGGATGAAAAGGTAGAGCTTTATAATCAGATGGAGGACAAAGCACGAGCTATAGAAAGACAGTTTGAAACAGAAAAGATGAATTTTATGAAAGATCTCGAGCAGAAAGACGTTTTATATCAGGACCTCGAACAAAATTATAAGAGTGAGCTTTCAGAGAGCCGTCGGCAAGTAGAAAATTTACAAAGGGAgttaaagaaagaaaggaaacttTGTAAAGAAAAAGAGGAAATGATTTGGATTGTTCAGGATGAAAAAGTAGAGCTTTATAATCAGATGGAGGACAAAGCACGAGCTATGGAAAGACAGTTTGAAACAGAAAAGAGAAATTTTATGAAAGATCTGGAGGAGAGAGAGGCTTCTTGTCAGGACCtcgagaaaaagtataaaactgaGGTTTTTAATAGTAAACGGCAGATCGAAAGTTTACAACAGGAGATGGAAAAAGAACGTGAGGAAGCAGCACAAACTATTTTAACTATTCAGTCTGAAAAAGAGGCGCTTAGAGTCCAGATGGAACAGCAGTTAGACGTAGAGAAGAGCAAACTTCAGGAAGAACTGAACAAAGGAGAAGGTTTATACCGGGACCTTAGAAAAAAGTATATGGAGCTGTTCTTTGTAGCAGCACATCTATAG
- the LOC139064211 gene encoding non-selective voltage-gated ion channel VDAC1-like codes for MNGTATHGAGVAGYECWLAGYQPTFEAGRNKITQSNLAAGSKTDEFQLHTNVNYGTEFGGSIYQKVDEKLETAVNLAWTAGNSNTRIGIAAKYQMDPDASFSVSSLSSKSHGDAVHP; via the exons ATGAACGGTACAGCCACTCACGGCGCTGGCGTGGCAGGCTACGAGTGCTGGCTCGCCGGTTACCAGCCGACCTTTGAGGCCGGCAGGAACAAGATCACCCAGAGCAACTTAGCCGCTGGATCCAAGACCGATGAGTTCCAGCTGCATACAAATGT AAATTATGGCACGGAGTTTGGTGGTTCCATCTACCAGAAGGTGGATGAAAAGCTggagacagctgtgaacctggccTGGACTGCTGGAAACAGCAACACCCGCATTGGAATCGCTGCCAAGTATCAAATGGATCCTGATGCATCTTTCTCTGTGAGCAGTTTGTCTTCGAAGTCACATGGCGATGCAGTCCACCCCTAA
- the rpl30 gene encoding large ribosomal subunit protein eL30, which yields MVAAKKTKKSLESINSRLQLVMKSGKYVLGYKQSQKMIRQGKAKLVILANNCPALRKSEIEYYAMLAKTGVHHYSGNNIELGTACGKYYRVCTLAIIDPGDSDIIRSMPDQQQQAQ from the exons ATGGTGGCCGCTAAGAAGACG AAAAAGTCCCTGGAGTCCATAAACTctcgcctccagctggtgatgaagAGTGGGAAGTACGTCCTGGGCTACAAACAGTCCCAGAAGATGATCCGTCAGGGAAAAGCCAAGCTGGTTATTCTGGCCAACAACTGCCCTGCCCTCAG GAAATCTGAGATCGAGTACTACGCCATGCTGGCAAAGACTGGCGTTCACCACTACAGTGGAAACAACATTGAGCTTGGAACAGCCTGTGGAAAGTACTACAGGGTGTGCACGCTGGCGATTATTGACCCCG GCGATTCTGACATCATCAGGAGCATGCCAGATCAGCAGCAGCAGGCTCAGTGA